One stretch of Ornithinimicrobium ciconiae DNA includes these proteins:
- the nuoK gene encoding NADH-quinone oxidoreductase subunit NuoK gives MSAALPFLLAAVLAGAGTYGVLARRHAVLMLIGVELLLAAAGLILVTVGQLNPDPLASGAVLTLFIITIAAAEIVVALAVIMAMFRTRGDVDLTGESIPAVPTSTGEAIPTVPTSTRSGGST, from the coding sequence GTGAGCGCGGCGCTGCCCTTCCTGCTGGCCGCAGTGCTGGCCGGAGCGGGCACCTATGGCGTCCTGGCCCGGCGGCACGCCGTGCTGATGCTCATCGGCGTCGAACTGCTGCTGGCGGCTGCCGGTCTGATCCTGGTCACGGTCGGTCAGCTCAACCCGGATCCGCTGGCCTCGGGAGCGGTGCTCACCCTGTTCATCATCACGATCGCAGCGGCCGAGATCGTCGTCGCGCTCGCCGTGATCATGGCGATGTTCCGCACCCGCGGTGACGTGGACCTCACCGGAGAGTCCATCCCGGCTGTGCCGACGAGCACCGGAGAGGCCATCCCGACTGTGCCGACGAGCACGAGGTCCGGAGGGAGCACGTGA
- a CDS encoding NADH-quinone oxidoreductase subunit 5 family protein, with translation MIRALDIGWRDWELPQIPLPTLPDVPVPDLPLTPAQAVILLSAVAAGLGLLLSARSSRVAAWLAILPAGLVLLTSLWQMYAITETGDPTLSGTIGTLAFGELTVPLELSASRLSALVAAVVALVACVVQVFARWYLWYDPRYRQFSATVSLFTAAMLLVVLSGDILLTLIGWEVMGWCSFLLIGHLSAKDSANRAATKALIVTRLADVGFVIGLVALAAGAGTTSISGIIEHWVTVGTDVVARPGQETLLSLAMIGIVLGILGKSAQLPFQDWLPDAMEGPTPASALIHAATMVAAGTVVLAQLFPLLQAAAPARVLLAVLVSVTVVLAALLAFAQPDIKRLLAWSTVSQVGLMLAALTVVPAGTGPDAAIMHLISHAWFKALLFLAVGWMGVLTGGTVVRYVVSATKRYRSLRRPLGLGLLSLAGVPPLIGFVSKELVLAQAEHGVEHGAGISGTIVLAAVGASVPLTAAYCMRAWLILDRGPRRRSVREPRRHQGQQIIDDFFAEPEVVEEAIGIEEAESAISSSARSGVAVLGLLSVVGGLLVFTPQIRFDQSFNLQLLGASLLLMALAALAVWVASRGVGSRDAAARLPITVSLAAERGLGFDRLYQFLVVRPVLALAHGVQWADREVLDAYVRATGPAARLLGGALQHTHPRRPAPGLVLVLGGLVALAALGVVLT, from the coding sequence GTGATCCGCGCCCTCGACATCGGTTGGCGAGACTGGGAGCTGCCGCAGATCCCGCTGCCGACACTGCCGGACGTGCCGGTGCCCGACCTGCCGCTCACGCCCGCGCAGGCAGTCATCCTGCTCTCGGCGGTCGCGGCCGGTCTCGGGCTGCTGCTGTCCGCGCGGTCCTCACGGGTCGCGGCATGGCTGGCGATCCTGCCGGCCGGGCTGGTCCTGCTGACCTCGCTGTGGCAGATGTATGCGATCACCGAGACCGGTGACCCCACCCTGTCGGGCACGATCGGCACCCTCGCCTTCGGCGAACTGACCGTGCCGCTGGAGCTGTCGGCCTCCCGACTCAGCGCCCTGGTGGCCGCGGTCGTCGCGCTGGTGGCCTGTGTCGTGCAGGTCTTTGCGCGCTGGTACCTCTGGTACGACCCGCGCTACCGGCAGTTCTCGGCGACCGTCTCGCTGTTCACCGCCGCGATGCTGCTGGTCGTCCTCTCCGGAGACATCCTCCTCACGCTGATCGGCTGGGAGGTGATGGGCTGGTGCTCCTTCCTGCTCATCGGCCACCTGTCCGCCAAGGACTCCGCCAACCGGGCCGCGACCAAGGCGCTGATCGTCACCCGGCTGGCCGACGTCGGCTTCGTCATCGGTCTGGTCGCCCTGGCCGCAGGGGCAGGGACGACCTCGATCAGCGGGATCATCGAGCACTGGGTCACCGTGGGGACAGACGTCGTCGCGCGACCCGGCCAGGAGACCCTGCTGTCGCTGGCGATGATCGGCATCGTGCTCGGCATCCTCGGCAAGTCCGCGCAGCTGCCCTTCCAGGACTGGCTGCCCGACGCCATGGAGGGTCCGACGCCAGCCTCTGCCCTGATCCACGCTGCCACGATGGTGGCCGCGGGCACGGTGGTGCTGGCCCAGCTCTTCCCGCTGCTGCAGGCGGCAGCTCCGGCCCGGGTGCTGCTGGCCGTCCTGGTGTCCGTCACCGTGGTCCTGGCCGCGCTGCTCGCCTTTGCCCAACCCGACATCAAGCGGCTGCTCGCCTGGTCGACGGTGAGCCAGGTCGGGCTGATGCTTGCCGCCCTGACCGTCGTGCCGGCGGGCACCGGGCCGGACGCGGCCATCATGCACCTGATCTCCCACGCCTGGTTCAAGGCCCTGCTCTTCCTGGCGGTCGGCTGGATGGGCGTGCTCACCGGCGGAACCGTCGTGCGCTATGTCGTCTCGGCCACCAAGCGCTACCGCTCGTTGCGCCGCCCGCTCGGTCTCGGGCTGCTCTCGCTCGCCGGCGTGCCGCCGCTGATCGGCTTCGTCTCCAAGGAGCTGGTCCTGGCCCAGGCCGAGCACGGGGTGGAGCACGGAGCCGGCATCTCCGGGACCATCGTCCTGGCTGCGGTCGGAGCCAGCGTGCCGCTCACCGCCGCCTACTGCATGCGGGCCTGGCTCATCCTGGACCGGGGTCCGCGCCGCCGGAGCGTCCGGGAGCCCCGTCGTCACCAGGGGCAGCAGATCATCGACGACTTCTTTGCCGAGCCCGAGGTCGTGGAGGAGGCGATCGGCATCGAGGAGGCCGAGTCCGCCATCTCCTCCTCGGCCCGCTCAGGCGTCGCGGTGCTGGGTCTGCTGTCGGTCGTGGGTGGCCTGCTCGTCTTCACCCCGCAGATCCGTTTTGACCAGAGCTTCAACCTGCAGCTCCTCGGTGCCTCGCTGCTGCTCATGGCCCTGGCCGCCCTCGCGGTCTGGGTCGCCTCGCGGGGTGTCGGCTCCCGGGACGCCGCAGCCCGCCTGCCGATCACGGTCAGTCTCGCCGCCGAGCGGGGGCTGGGCTTCGACCGCCTCTATCAGTTCCTGGTGGTGCGCCCGGTGCTCGCGCTGGCCCACGGCGTGCAGTGGGCGGACCGTGAGGTCCTGGACGCCTATGTCCGGGCGACCGGCCCGGCAGCCCGGCTGCTCGGCGGGGCCCTGCAGCACACGCACCCGCGTCGTCCGGCGCCCGGGCTGGTCCTGGTCCTCGGCGGCCTCGTCGCGCTGGCTGCTCTCGGGGTGGTCCTGACATGA
- a CDS encoding complex I subunit 4 family protein — protein sequence MSLLEDLALPVLVLVPLLVGVWLLIADRVGPPPRPGTSRGVSVAAAVLVAAATVVVVWRRPELEFTWIESLGVRIDVGVDGLSAPFVLLTGLMALVATLVPYHEPLSDARLGLPGRPEPTEPLPVGVTTPAAPSLATYYSCLLVVIGGSLLTFLTRDAVVFFVAFELVLIPMWVLISRHGDATSTADRDGAALRFLLFTATGSMLMLIGILAVWGATGTTDLVRWADLAGSSLDHGTQVIVAVILLIGLGIKVPVWPLHTWLPWVHATAPTAGSVLLAAVLLKMGAYGMIRLVAAPLPDGLSTVSPVLAGCAVTGILWAGLACLVEQDLKRLIAWASIGHLGFVVLAIAAGSQTGLQAAVYGNMAHGLISALLFVLVGSLKHQWGGADLATPRAALREVSPRLGLALVLGMAGAMGLPGLAGFWGEWGAIFAAWAPGEGRTEGWFRFFAVLAAVGAALAVAYAVRVLREVWAGDRRAPAIRDTRGVELGILVVLGVGIVALGVYPVALLDLSAPTVESIITGLGAGR from the coding sequence ATGAGCCTGCTGGAGGACCTCGCCCTGCCCGTCCTGGTGCTGGTGCCCCTGCTGGTCGGGGTCTGGCTGCTGATTGCTGACCGGGTCGGCCCTCCTCCCCGGCCGGGCACCAGCCGCGGCGTCTCCGTCGCAGCTGCCGTGCTCGTGGCTGCCGCGACGGTCGTGGTCGTGTGGCGTCGTCCCGAGCTCGAGTTCACCTGGATCGAGAGCCTCGGCGTCCGGATCGACGTCGGGGTCGACGGGCTCAGCGCTCCCTTTGTGCTGCTCACCGGCCTGATGGCGCTGGTGGCGACCCTGGTGCCCTATCACGAGCCCCTCTCGGACGCCCGCCTCGGGCTGCCCGGACGGCCCGAACCGACCGAGCCCCTGCCGGTGGGGGTCACGACACCCGCTGCACCGTCACTGGCGACCTACTACTCCTGCCTGCTCGTGGTGATCGGTGGGTCGCTGCTGACCTTCCTGACCCGGGACGCGGTCGTCTTCTTCGTCGCCTTCGAGCTGGTCCTGATCCCCATGTGGGTGCTGATCTCCAGGCACGGTGATGCCACCAGCACGGCAGACCGGGACGGTGCCGCCCTGCGCTTCCTGCTCTTCACCGCGACCGGCTCCATGCTCATGTTGATCGGGATCCTGGCCGTGTGGGGGGCCACCGGGACCACCGACCTGGTCCGCTGGGCCGATCTGGCGGGGTCCTCCCTGGACCACGGCACCCAGGTGATCGTCGCCGTCATACTGCTCATCGGGCTCGGCATCAAGGTGCCGGTCTGGCCGTTGCACACCTGGCTGCCCTGGGTGCACGCGACCGCGCCGACGGCCGGGTCGGTGCTGCTGGCGGCCGTGCTGCTCAAGATGGGCGCCTATGGCATGATCCGCCTGGTCGCCGCACCGCTGCCGGACGGGCTGAGCACGGTCTCGCCGGTCCTGGCTGGCTGTGCGGTGACCGGCATCCTGTGGGCCGGCCTGGCCTGCCTGGTCGAGCAGGACCTCAAGCGGCTCATCGCCTGGGCCTCGATCGGGCACCTCGGTTTCGTCGTGCTGGCCATCGCGGCCGGTTCGCAGACCGGGCTGCAGGCCGCGGTCTACGGCAACATGGCGCACGGGCTGATCTCCGCGCTGCTGTTCGTCCTGGTCGGCTCGCTCAAGCACCAGTGGGGCGGTGCCGACCTGGCCACCCCGCGCGCCGCCCTGCGTGAGGTGTCCCCGCGACTGGGCCTCGCGCTCGTCCTCGGCATGGCGGGCGCCATGGGCCTGCCCGGTCTGGCCGGGTTCTGGGGCGAGTGGGGAGCCATCTTTGCCGCCTGGGCTCCAGGGGAGGGGCGCACGGAGGGGTGGTTCCGCTTCTTCGCCGTGCTCGCCGCGGTGGGAGCGGCGCTGGCCGTGGCCTATGCCGTGCGGGTGCTGCGTGAGGTCTGGGCCGGCGACCGCCGGGCTCCCGCCATCCGGGACACCCGCGGCGTCGAGCTCGGCATCCTCGTGGTCCTCGGTGTCGGCATCGTCGCGCTGGGGGTCTATCCCGTGGCCCTGCTGGACCTCAGCGCACCAACCGTCGAGTCGATCATCACCGGTCTGGGGGCGGGCCGATGA
- a CDS encoding proton-conducting transporter transmembrane domain-containing protein: MTLELNFAALWPVLAPAFAAIAVLVLDIAWPRARTAHLWLAAAGLVGGGLATIPALTQSPGDVAGAFCLPSGTCLYAASSLSAGLQLLALGSALVVLVLTWSQWGRAGRGSGTSAPTVVLVALFLAATAGVVAVPAARDLGTLLVALELATLPVVGLVALERRASRHAGAVAGAVALLTTSLVSFALLALGAALWVAATGTALLDPVAAAEAAAVPERSALLLLSAVLVLAGLGFKLSTVPFHAWTPLTYASAPLPVTTYLAGTSKVAALGGMIVLVQALAGTSSFALVAVAVLAALTMTLGNTMALRQDDLVHLLAWSAVAQAGWLMLPLASLSSRAVHAAGGYLAVYVVATVLAFVVVIAVAQRPGGGTALADHRTLSRRQPLTAAALGLALLTLAGLPPAIIGLVAKVVVLRPVAADGTWWLLVVAALNIALGIAVYVRWLAALIERVPAGAEVVPVGAEPLPVGAERAPTDAERAPAGAEPIPGGAEPIPAGAETASAESAGAEDDAGSVLDHTLPTTHSRTTAAPAHAAYVMPWTHRVLIGVLAALLLLGSIAPVGIF, translated from the coding sequence ATGACCCTGGAGCTGAACTTTGCCGCTCTCTGGCCGGTGCTAGCCCCCGCCTTTGCGGCGATCGCGGTGCTCGTGCTCGATATTGCCTGGCCCCGGGCCCGCACCGCGCACCTGTGGCTCGCCGCGGCGGGTCTGGTCGGCGGAGGCCTGGCCACCATTCCCGCCCTCACCCAGTCGCCGGGTGACGTCGCGGGGGCCTTCTGCCTGCCCTCCGGGACCTGCCTGTATGCCGCCAGCTCGCTCAGCGCAGGGCTGCAACTCCTCGCCCTGGGCAGTGCCCTGGTCGTGCTGGTGCTGACCTGGTCGCAGTGGGGTCGAGCCGGTCGGGGGAGCGGCACGAGCGCCCCCACAGTCGTGCTGGTGGCACTGTTCCTGGCCGCCACCGCCGGGGTGGTCGCCGTCCCGGCCGCCCGCGACCTGGGCACGCTGCTGGTCGCCCTCGAGCTGGCCACGCTGCCGGTCGTGGGCCTCGTCGCGCTGGAGCGCCGAGCGAGCCGCCATGCCGGCGCCGTGGCTGGTGCCGTGGCGCTGCTGACGACCTCGCTGGTGTCCTTCGCCCTCCTCGCCCTCGGCGCCGCCCTCTGGGTCGCCGCGACCGGCACGGCACTCCTGGACCCGGTGGCCGCCGCCGAGGCCGCAGCGGTGCCGGAGCGCTCGGCCCTGCTGCTGCTCTCCGCTGTGCTGGTGCTGGCTGGCCTGGGTTTCAAGCTGTCCACCGTGCCCTTCCACGCCTGGACGCCGCTGACCTATGCGAGCGCCCCGCTTCCGGTCACCACCTATCTCGCGGGCACCTCCAAGGTGGCCGCCCTGGGCGGGATGATCGTGCTGGTGCAGGCGCTGGCCGGCACCTCAAGTTTCGCCCTCGTCGCGGTGGCCGTGCTGGCCGCCCTCACCATGACCCTGGGCAACACGATGGCGCTGCGCCAGGACGACCTGGTGCACCTGCTCGCCTGGTCTGCGGTCGCCCAGGCCGGGTGGCTGATGCTCCCACTGGCCTCGCTGTCTTCCCGCGCGGTGCACGCCGCCGGTGGCTACCTCGCGGTCTATGTCGTCGCCACGGTCCTCGCCTTTGTGGTGGTCATCGCCGTGGCCCAGCGGCCCGGTGGGGGCACCGCACTGGCCGACCACCGCACCCTGTCCCGGCGCCAGCCGCTGACCGCGGCCGCCCTCGGTCTGGCCCTGCTGACCCTCGCGGGCCTGCCGCCGGCGATCATCGGTCTGGTCGCCAAGGTTGTGGTCCTGCGCCCGGTCGCGGCTGACGGCACCTGGTGGCTCCTCGTCGTCGCGGCGCTGAACATCGCCCTCGGGATCGCGGTCTACGTGCGCTGGCTCGCTGCCCTGATCGAGCGGGTTCCGGCCGGTGCGGAGGTCGTCCCGGTCGGTGCTGAGCCGCTTCCGGTCGGCGCGGAGCGGGCCCCGACTGACGCGGAGCGGGCCCCGGCTGGTGCTGAGCCGATCCCGGGCGGTGCTGAGCCGATCCCGGCCGGCGCGGAGACGGCGAGTGCGGAGAGCGCAGGCGCAGAAGACGACGCCGGGTCGGTGCTCGACCACACCCTCCCCACGACCCACTCGAGGACGACTGCGGCCCCGGCGCACGCGGCATACGTCATGCCCTGGACGCACCGGGTGCTGATCGGGGTGCTCGCGGCCCTCCTCCTGCTCGGCAGCATCGCGCCGGTGGGCATCTTCTAG
- the htpX gene encoding zinc metalloprotease HtpX yields the protein MHKHYNGLKTALLFGGIWALLLALGAVIGNGRYIWLFALIGVATTAYGYWNSDKIAIKAMKAYPVTPEQQPAMYRIVEELSARAGQPMPRLYVSPTAAPNAFATGRNPQNAAVCCTEGILHLLDERELRGVLGHELMHVYNRDILTGSVAAALAGIITSVAQMMLFFGGGGGENRPNPFAMIAMALLAPLAASLIQLAITRTREYDADEDGAALTGDPLALASALRKIHLGAQAAPLAPEPQLVNASHMMIANPFRAGDVKRLFATHPPMEDRVARLEAMAGGPR from the coding sequence ATGCACAAGCACTACAACGGCCTGAAGACCGCCCTGCTGTTCGGCGGCATCTGGGCCCTGCTCCTGGCGCTGGGCGCGGTGATCGGCAACGGTCGCTATATCTGGCTGTTCGCACTCATCGGTGTGGCGACCACCGCCTACGGCTACTGGAACTCCGACAAGATCGCGATCAAGGCGATGAAGGCCTACCCGGTCACCCCGGAGCAGCAGCCGGCGATGTATCGCATCGTCGAGGAGCTTTCGGCACGCGCCGGCCAGCCGATGCCGCGGCTCTATGTCAGCCCGACGGCCGCCCCGAACGCCTTCGCGACCGGCCGCAACCCGCAGAACGCCGCGGTGTGCTGCACCGAGGGGATCCTGCACCTGCTCGACGAGCGTGAGCTGCGCGGTGTCCTCGGTCACGAGCTGATGCACGTCTACAACCGCGACATCCTGACCGGATCGGTCGCCGCCGCGCTCGCCGGCATCATCACCTCCGTCGCGCAGATGATGCTGTTCTTCGGCGGGGGCGGTGGGGAGAACCGGCCCAACCCCTTTGCCATGATCGCGATGGCGCTGCTGGCCCCGCTGGCCGCTTCGCTCATCCAACTGGCCATCACCCGCACGCGGGAGTATGACGCGGACGAGGACGGCGCCGCCCTCACCGGCGACCCGCTGGCCCTGGCGAGCGCCCTGCGCAAGATCCATCTCGGCGCCCAGGCCGCGCCGCTGGCACCGGAGCCCCAGCTGGTCAACGCCAGCCACATGATGATCGCCAACCCCTTCCGGGCCGGCGACGTCAAGCGGCTTTTCGCGACGCACCCGCCGATGGAGGACCGCGTTGCACGGCTTGAGGCCATGGCGGGCGGGCCGCGCTAG
- the folP gene encoding dihydropteroate synthase — MATPSAPAATDPLALAHTPPLRLRGRTFDHTHLAVMAIVNRTPDSFWGGNRHAELDSALQALREAVAAGADIVDVGGVRAGAQGPVVDAAEELRRVMPFLEAARTEFPDLVLSLDTWRSEVAREASSVGLDLVNDTWAGHDPDLVHVAAEIGAGIVVSHTGGLPPRTDPVAVTYADEQGGDDLAVVRDVLRVLAEGAAAAVTAGVAPERVLIDPTLDFGKTTRHSLTVLAHTGDLAVLGYPILQALSRKDFVGETLDLPADDRLEGTLGATAIAAWLGATVFRAHDVRATRRVVDMVATIRGDRPPALSVRGEP; from the coding sequence GTGGCGACCCCCTCAGCACCGGCAGCAACCGACCCTCTCGCGCTGGCGCACACTCCTCCCCTGCGGTTGCGGGGCCGGACCTTCGACCACACCCACCTCGCAGTCATGGCCATCGTCAACCGCACACCCGACTCGTTCTGGGGCGGCAACCGGCACGCCGAGCTCGACTCTGCCCTCCAGGCGCTGCGTGAGGCGGTAGCTGCGGGAGCGGACATCGTGGATGTCGGTGGAGTGCGCGCCGGGGCGCAGGGTCCGGTCGTGGACGCCGCCGAGGAGCTGCGCCGCGTCATGCCCTTTCTAGAGGCCGCGCGCACCGAGTTCCCCGACCTGGTGCTGAGTCTGGACACCTGGCGCAGCGAGGTGGCCCGCGAGGCGAGCAGCGTGGGGCTGGACCTGGTCAACGACACCTGGGCCGGTCATGACCCCGACCTGGTGCACGTCGCAGCCGAGATCGGAGCCGGGATCGTCGTCTCGCACACCGGCGGTCTGCCCCCGCGCACTGACCCCGTCGCCGTGACGTATGCCGACGAGCAGGGCGGCGATGACCTCGCGGTCGTCCGGGACGTGCTGCGGGTGCTGGCCGAGGGTGCCGCGGCAGCGGTCACGGCGGGGGTTGCGCCCGAGCGGGTGCTGATCGACCCCACGCTGGACTTCGGCAAGACCACCCGGCACAGCCTCACCGTGCTGGCGCACACCGGCGACCTGGCCGTGCTGGGCTATCCGATCCTGCAGGCCCTCTCGCGCAAGGACTTCGTCGGCGAGACCCTCGACCTGCCGGCCGACGACCGGCTGGAGGGGACGCTGGGCGCGACAGCGATCGCGGCGTGGCTAGGGGCCACCGTCTTCCGCGCGCATGACGTGCGGGCGACCCGCAGGGTCGTGGACATGGTCGCGACCATCCGGGGCGACCGCCCCCCGGCGCTCAGCGTCCGCGGCGAGCCCTGA
- the ald gene encoding alanine dehydrogenase: MRIGVPREVKNREYRVALTPIGVHELVSHGHEVLIETDAGSGSHIPDEDYKRAGAQIVEAVDELWGSAEAVLKVKEPVPEEYDRLREGQILFTFLHLAANAELTRELMERRVTAIAYETVQLSSGALPLLYPMSEVAGCLAPQVGAHALLRAHGGRGVLMGGVGGVANAKVVIIGAGVAGQNAADIAVGMGADVTLLDTDVGKLRTAGLRSHGRVTGLASSELTLQESVLGADLVIGAVLLPGAATPKLVSNDLVSRMKPGSVLVDIAIDQGGCFEDSRVTTHDDPTFTVHDSIFYCVGNMPGAVPHTSTYALTNATLPYAVALADKGWAQALREDPSLARGLSTHAGLLTNAAVGQAVGLDSVPVQDVVD, encoded by the coding sequence ATGAGGATCGGCGTGCCCAGGGAAGTCAAGAACCGTGAGTACCGGGTGGCGCTCACCCCGATCGGGGTCCACGAGCTGGTCTCGCACGGGCACGAGGTGCTCATCGAGACGGACGCGGGGTCGGGATCGCACATCCCGGACGAGGACTACAAGCGTGCCGGTGCCCAGATCGTCGAGGCGGTCGACGAGCTGTGGGGCAGCGCCGAGGCGGTCCTGAAGGTCAAGGAGCCGGTCCCGGAGGAGTATGACCGGCTGCGGGAGGGACAGATCCTGTTCACCTTCCTGCACCTGGCCGCCAACGCCGAGCTCACCCGGGAGCTGATGGAGCGCAGGGTCACGGCCATCGCCTACGAGACGGTGCAGCTGTCCTCAGGCGCCTTGCCGCTGCTCTATCCGATGTCCGAGGTCGCCGGGTGCCTCGCGCCGCAGGTCGGCGCACACGCCCTGCTGCGTGCCCACGGCGGCCGCGGCGTGCTGATGGGTGGTGTGGGCGGGGTCGCCAACGCCAAGGTGGTCATCATCGGGGCCGGTGTCGCCGGGCAGAACGCGGCCGACATCGCCGTCGGGATGGGCGCCGACGTCACCCTGCTCGACACCGATGTCGGCAAGCTGCGCACCGCCGGCCTGCGCTCGCACGGTCGGGTCACCGGGCTGGCCTCCTCCGAGCTGACCCTGCAGGAGTCCGTGCTCGGGGCCGACCTGGTCATCGGGGCGGTGCTCCTGCCCGGCGCCGCCACCCCCAAGCTGGTGAGCAACGACCTGGTCTCCCGGATGAAGCCCGGCTCCGTCCTGGTGGACATCGCGATCGACCAGGGCGGCTGCTTCGAGGACAGTCGGGTGACCACCCACGACGACCCGACCTTCACCGTGCACGACTCCATCTTCTACTGCGTGGGCAACATGCCGGGGGCGGTCCCGCACACCTCGACCTATGCGCTGACCAACGCCACGCTGCCGTATGCCGTGGCCCTCGCCGACAAGGGCTGGGCCCAGGCGCTGCGCGAGGACCCCAGCCTGGCCCGCGGGCTGAGCACGCACGCCGGGCTGCTGACCAACGCCGCCGTCGGCCAGGCCGTCGGCCTCGACTCGGTGCCGGTCCAGGACGTCGTGGACTGA